A stretch of the Lolium perenne isolate Kyuss_39 chromosome 3, Kyuss_2.0, whole genome shotgun sequence genome encodes the following:
- the LOC127341589 gene encoding uncharacterized protein: MEPAATPFLVPREPAPPKTVQLGQPGWAVWAILSLVTGGFAWGLYRARHDAHDLVYVVGDYCITYYGLWLLYVCLRKHQLLRGDDDDPAAATELRRVRLFPWRASLFLGCSMAFRVPSAVPNLRPKFGMWVLAVLAIGLGLYFAVTARRSDVARVGDDDPAAATELRRARLVPWAISLYLGWWMWLLVLNAVPSLAPPFGMWVLGLLVMALGLYFLGAACRSDARVDDDDGRRPEPEEVLHDHEVSPEHRV; encoded by the coding sequence ATGGAGCCCGCCGCGACCCCCTTCCTCGTCCCGCGAGAACCGGCACCGCCGAAGACGGTGCAGCTGGGCCAGCCCGGATGGGCGGTCTGGGCGATCCTCTCGCTCGTCACCGGCGGTTTCGCGTGGGGACTGTACCGTGCGCGCCATGACGCGCACGACCTCGTGTACGTGGTCGGCGACTACTGCATCACCTACTACGGCCTCTGGCTGCTCTACGTCTGCCTGAGGAAGCACCAGCTGCTGcggggcgacgacgacgacccggCGGCCGCGACCGAGCTGCGACGGGTCAGGCTCTTCCCGTGGAGGGCCTCGCTGTTCCTGGGCTGTTCGATGGCGTTCCGCGTACCCAGCGCGGTGCCGAACCTCCGGCCGAAGTTCGGCATGTGGGTGCTCGCCGTCCTCGCCATAGGCCTCGGGCTCTACTTCGCGGTTACCGCCCGCCGCAGTGATGTTGCCCGTGTGGGCGACGACGACCCGGCCGCCGCGACCGAGCTGCGACGGGCCAGGCTTGTCCCGTGGGCGATCTCGCTGTATCTGGGCTGGTGGATGTGGTTGCTCGTCCTGAACGCGGTGCCGAGCCTAGCGCCGCCCTTCGGCATGTGGGTGCTCGGCCTCCTCGTCATGGCCCTCGGGCTCTACTTCTTGGGTGCCGCCTGCCGCAGCGATGCACGCGTGGACGACGACGACGGACGCCGGCCGGAGCCGGAGGAGGTTCTCCACGACCACGAGGTGTCTCCGGAGCACAGGGTTTGA
- the LOC127341591 gene encoding uncharacterized protein: METAAAATSYPVARDAPPRPAPQTAQLGHGPARPGWGSWAILALAFLLLSGSFAWGVYQSRHRPRNLAFVVVTYYLIALLYCCLAKLDLLRRDDPAPAVAAERWRVRMAVWCVSVALANTVAARVADAMPSAGFKVAVWVFTSACIAVGFYFFFVRAGAGRRTQTDGTDLREVSPEQRV, from the coding sequence ATGGAGACCGCCGCGGCGGCGACATCCTACCCGGTGGCGCGGGACGCGCCGCCGCGGCCGGCGCCGCAGACGGCGCAGCTGGGCCATGGCCCGGCGCGGCCGGGGTGGGGGAGCTGGGCGATCCTGGCGCTCGCGTTCCTCCTCCTCTCCGGCAGCTTCGCGTGGGGCGTCTACCAGTCGCGCCACCGGCCGCGCAACCTCGCCTTCGTCGTCGTCACCTACTACCTCATCGCGCTGCTCTACTGCTGCCTCGCCAAGCTCGACCTCCTGCGCCGCGACGACCCGGCGCCGGCGGTCGCGGCGGAGCGGTGGCGGGTCAGGATGGCCGTGTGGTGCGTCTCCGTCGCGCTCGCCAACACCGTCGCCGCCCGCGTCGCCGACGCCATGCCCAGCGCGGGGTTCAAGGTCGCCGTATGGGTGTTCACCAGCGCCTGCATAGCCGTCGGGTTCTACTTCTTCTTCGTCCGTGCGGGCGCCGGCCGCCGGACGCAGACGGACGGCACGGATCTCCGCGAGGTGTCCCCGGAGCAGAGGGTCTGA
- the LOC139837907 gene encoding uncharacterized protein, whose translation MAQPPGQGRGGRRIPTPPLPRLSQTPPPTNDRRRSQSRGRSRVHRGGGEIVVHQQVVREASGSGTNLSFPMLVRGEYLNWSKVMEVNLQAASLWDAIEDDGVPRREDKQALAALLHSTPKEMHLMLIGKGSARAAWDAIRVQHQGTDHVRDTRVRRLRTEFETVWFRDGERVDEFGMRISNLAASLRSLGDACDDEKIVRKFLSVVPWKFVQIAFSMETMMDPSTMTVEEVVGHLRAVEERLEGDLDGSGSNSQLLLTEQQWEAKKRQSRGGASTGKGKGKVGLPQQGGALAPAAGGDVPKDRCRYCGKKGHWARECRKKQRDEAAAGCSPRMRRTRAQP comes from the coding sequence ATGGCGCAACCACCAGGGCAAGGTCGTGGCGGCAGGAGGATTCCAACTCCTCCTCTCCCTCGCCTCTCGCAGACCCCTCCTCCGACGAACGATCGACGACGATCGCAGAGCCGTGGAAGGAGCAGGGTGCATCGAGGGGGAGGCGAGATCGTCGTGCATCAGCAGGTGGTGCGCGAGGCTAGCGGCAGCGGCACCAACCTCTCCTTCCCGATGCTCGTGCGCGGTGAGTACCTGAACTGGTCGAAGGTAATGGAGGTCAACCTCCAAGCTGCCTCGCTGTGGGATGCCATCGAGGACGACGGCGTTCCACGGAGGGAGGACAAGCAGGCACTGGCAGCGCTCCTGCACTCCACCCCAAAGGAGATGCACCTGATGCTAATTGGCAAGGGCAGCGCACGGGCGGCGTGGGACGCCATCCGCGTACAGCACCAGGGCACGGATCATGTCCGCGACACTCGCGTGCGACGTCTACGCACCGAATTCGAGACCGTATGGTTCAGGGACGGCGAGCGAGTCGACGAGTTCGGTATGCGTATCTCCAACCTCGCCGCGTCCCTGCGCTCCCTCGGCGACGCCTGCGACGACGAAAAGATTGTGAGAAAATTCTTGTCCGTTGTGCCTTGGAAATTCGTGCAGATCGCTTTCAGCATGGAGACGATGATGGATCCATCCACCATGACCGTAGAGGAGGTGGTGGGTCACCTGCGCGCCGTCGAGGAGCGCCTGGAGGGCGATCTGGACGGATCAGGCTCGAACAGCCAACTACTGCTCACGGAGCAGCAGTGGGAAGCCAAGAAGAGGCAGTCTCGTGGCGGCGCATCCACGGGCAAAGGAAAGGGCAAGGTTGGCCTGCCGCAACAGGGAGGTGCACTGGCGCCTGCCGCCGGTGGTGACGTTCCCAAGGATCGCTGCCGCTACTGCGGAAAGAAAGGGCATTGGGCCCGTGAATGCCGCAAGAAGCAGCGCGACGAAGCTGCGGCGGGCTGCTCGCCCAGGATGAGGAGGACGAGGGCCCAGCCATGA